A stretch of Pygocentrus nattereri isolate fPygNat1 chromosome 8, fPygNat1.pri, whole genome shotgun sequence DNA encodes these proteins:
- the maea gene encoding E3 ubiquitin-protein transferase MAEA isoform X2: MVVAELEKTLSSSFPVVDSVVSLLDGVVEKLSALKRKAAESIQAEDESAKLCKRRIEHLKEHSSDQPANVSVWKRKRMDRMMVEHLLRCGYYNTAVKLARQSGIEDLVNIEMFLTAKEVEESLERQETATCLAWCHDNKSRLRKMKSCLEFSLRIQEFIELIRQNKRMDAVRHARKHFSQAEGGQLDEVRQVMGMLAFPSDTHISPYKDLLDPGRWKMLIQQFRYDNYRLHQLGNNSVFTITLQAGLSAIKTPQCYKEDGTSKNPDCPVCSKSLNKLAQPLPMAHCANSRLVCKISGEVMNENNPPMMLPNGYVYGYNSLLSIRQDDKVVCPRTKEVFNFSQAEKVYIM, translated from the exons ATGGTGGTTGCCGAGTTGGAGAAAACCCTCAGCAGCTCCTTCCCTGTGGTGGATTCTGTGGTCTCCCTTCTGGATGGTGTGGTTGAAAAGCTAAGCGCACTTAAACGGAAG GCGGCAGAGTCCATCCAGGCAGAGGATGAGAGCGCTAAGCTCTGTAAGCGGCGCATTGAACATCTGAAGGAGCACAGCAGTGACCAGCCAGCCAATGTCAGTGTGTGGAAGAGGAAACGCATGGACCGTATGATGGTGGAACATTTGCTGCGCTGCGGCTACTACAACACCGCAGTCAAGCTCGCCAGGCAAAGTGGGATTGAG GATTTGGTGAACATTGAGATGTTCCTCACTGCAAAAGAAGTGGAAGAATCGCTAGAGAGACAAGAAACAGCTACCTGTTTGGCCtggtgccatgacaacaagTCTCGTCTGCGGAAAATGAAG agcTGTTTGGAATTCAGTTTGAGGATCCAGGAATTTATTGAGCTCATTCGACAGAACAAACGCATGGATGCAGTACG ACATGCGCGGAAGCACTTTAGCCAAGCGGAAGGTGGGCAGCTTGATGAGGTACGACAGGTGATGGGCATGCTGGCCTTCCCTTCTGACACTCACATTTCCCCATACAAG GACCTTCTGGATCCAGGTCGCTGGAAAATGCTAATCCAGCAGTTCAGATACGACAACTACAGATTACACCAGCTGGGGAACAACTCTGTGTTCACCATCACTCTACAAGCAGGACTGTCTGCCATCAAAACACC GCAGTGTTACAAAGAGGATGGAACCTCCAAAAACCCAGATTGCCCTGTATGCAGCAAGTCCCTGAACAAGCTGGCTCAGCCACTCCCCATGGCACACTGTGCGAACTCTCGTCTGGTGTGTAAAATCTCCGGTGAGGTCATGAACGAGAACAACCCACCCATGATGCTGCCTAATGGCTACGTTTATGGCTACAAT TCTCTCTTGTCTATTCGCCAAGATGACAAGGTGGTGTGCCCCAGAACCAAAGAAGTCTTCAACTTCTCCCAGGCTGAGAAGGTCTACATCATGTGA
- the maea gene encoding E3 ubiquitin-protein transferase MAEA isoform X1: MAVQETAAQLSMALKVQEYPTLKVPYETLNKRFRAAQKNIDRETSHVTMVVAELEKTLSSSFPVVDSVVSLLDGVVEKLSALKRKAAESIQAEDESAKLCKRRIEHLKEHSSDQPANVSVWKRKRMDRMMVEHLLRCGYYNTAVKLARQSGIEDLVNIEMFLTAKEVEESLERQETATCLAWCHDNKSRLRKMKSCLEFSLRIQEFIELIRQNKRMDAVRHARKHFSQAEGGQLDEVRQVMGMLAFPSDTHISPYKDLLDPGRWKMLIQQFRYDNYRLHQLGNNSVFTITLQAGLSAIKTPQCYKEDGTSKNPDCPVCSKSLNKLAQPLPMAHCANSRLVCKISGEVMNENNPPMMLPNGYVYGYNSLLSIRQDDKVVCPRTKEVFNFSQAEKVYIM, from the exons ATGGCGGTGCAAGAAACAGCTGCTCAACTCTCCATGGCTCTGAAGGTGCAGGAATATCCGACTCTCAAG GTTCCTTATGAGACCTTAAATAAGCGCTTCCGAGCGGCTCAGAAGAACATCGACCGTGAGACCAGTCACGTGACCATGGTGGTTGCCGAGTTGGAGAAAACCCTCAGCAGCTCCTTCCCTGTGGTGGATTCTGTGGTCTCCCTTCTGGATGGTGTGGTTGAAAAGCTAAGCGCACTTAAACGGAAG GCGGCAGAGTCCATCCAGGCAGAGGATGAGAGCGCTAAGCTCTGTAAGCGGCGCATTGAACATCTGAAGGAGCACAGCAGTGACCAGCCAGCCAATGTCAGTGTGTGGAAGAGGAAACGCATGGACCGTATGATGGTGGAACATTTGCTGCGCTGCGGCTACTACAACACCGCAGTCAAGCTCGCCAGGCAAAGTGGGATTGAG GATTTGGTGAACATTGAGATGTTCCTCACTGCAAAAGAAGTGGAAGAATCGCTAGAGAGACAAGAAACAGCTACCTGTTTGGCCtggtgccatgacaacaagTCTCGTCTGCGGAAAATGAAG agcTGTTTGGAATTCAGTTTGAGGATCCAGGAATTTATTGAGCTCATTCGACAGAACAAACGCATGGATGCAGTACG ACATGCGCGGAAGCACTTTAGCCAAGCGGAAGGTGGGCAGCTTGATGAGGTACGACAGGTGATGGGCATGCTGGCCTTCCCTTCTGACACTCACATTTCCCCATACAAG GACCTTCTGGATCCAGGTCGCTGGAAAATGCTAATCCAGCAGTTCAGATACGACAACTACAGATTACACCAGCTGGGGAACAACTCTGTGTTCACCATCACTCTACAAGCAGGACTGTCTGCCATCAAAACACC GCAGTGTTACAAAGAGGATGGAACCTCCAAAAACCCAGATTGCCCTGTATGCAGCAAGTCCCTGAACAAGCTGGCTCAGCCACTCCCCATGGCACACTGTGCGAACTCTCGTCTGGTGTGTAAAATCTCCGGTGAGGTCATGAACGAGAACAACCCACCCATGATGCTGCCTAATGGCTACGTTTATGGCTACAAT TCTCTCTTGTCTATTCGCCAAGATGACAAGGTGGTGTGCCCCAGAACCAAAGAAGTCTTCAACTTCTCCCAGGCTGAGAAGGTCTACATCATGTGA